TCGTACGCCGACGGGCTGGCCAAGGCGTACGCGCTGCGGGGTGAGGCGCGCAGCGTGGTCGCCGTGGTCGGTGACGGGGCACTGACCGGCGGGATGTGCTGGGAGGCGCTGAACAACATCGCCGCCGCCGGCAACCCGCTGGTGATCGTGGTCAACGACAACGGCCGCTCGTACGCGCCGACCATCGGCGGGCTCGCCGACCACCTCTCGACGCTGCGGCTCAACCCCGGCTACGAGAAGGTGCTCGACACGGTCAAGGATGCGCTCGGCTCGACCCCGCTGGTCGGCAAGCCGATGTACGAGGTGCTGCACGCGGTCAAGAAGGGCATCAAGGACGCGGTCGCGCCGCAGGCGATGTTCGAGGATCTCGGCATCAAGTACGTCGGCCCGGTCGACGGGCACGACGTCGCCGCGGTCGAGACCGCCCTGCGCGCGGCGAAGAACTTCGGCGGCCCGGTGATCGTGCACGCGGTCACCCGCAAGGGCTACGGCTACCGCCCCGCCGAGGAGGACGAGGCGGACTGCCTGCACGGCCCGGGCGGTGCGTTCGACGTGGAGACCGGTCAGCTCGTCGCCGCGCCGTCGGTGAAGTGGACCCACGTCTTCGCCGACGAGCTGGTCGCCATCGCCGACGAGCGACCCGACGTGGTAGGCATCACCGCGGCGATGGCCGAGCCGACCGGCATCGCGAAGCTGGCCCGCAAGTACCCGGAGCGCACCTACGACGTGGGCATCGCCGAGCAGCACGCGGCCACCTCGGCGGCCGGGCTGGCGCTCGGCGGGCTGCACCCGGTGGTGGCGGTCTACGCCACCTTCCTCAACCGCGCCTTCGACCAGGTGCTGCTGGACGTGGCGATGCACAAGCTGCCGGTCACCTTCGTGCTGGACCGGGCCGGCATCACCGGTCCGGATGGCCCGAGCCACTACGGCATCTGGGACATGTCGGTCTTCGGGGTGGTGCCCGGTCTGCGGATCGCGGCGCCCCGCGACGCCGCCACCCTGCGCGAGGAACTGCGCGAGGCGGTCGCCGTCGACGACGGCCCGACCGTGCTGCGCTACCCGACCGGGGCGGTCGCCGCGGACCTGCCGGCCGTGCGGCGGGTCGGCACGGTGGACGTGCTCACCGAGTCCGCCCGCGCGGACGTACTGCTGGTCGCCGTCGGTTCCTTCGGCCAGCTGGGCATGGAGGTCGCCGCCCGGGTCGCCGAGCAGGGCTACGGGGTCACCGTGGTCGACCCGCGCTGGGTCCGTCCGGTCCCGGCCGAGCTGGTCGAGCTGGCCGCCGGGCACCGGCTGGTGGTCACCGTCGAGGACGGCGTACGGATCGGCGGGGTCGGCGACGCCCTCGCGCAGGCGATGCGGGACGCCGACGTCCGGGTTCCCCTGCGTGACCTGGGCGTACCCGCCGCCTGGCATCCGCACGGCTCCCGCAACCAGATCCTGGCCGACCTCGGCCTGACCGCCCAGGACGTGGCCCGCGACGTCACCGGCTGGATCTCCCGCCTGGACGCCACCCCCGTCGACCCCCTCCCCTAAACAACACCCCCACCCCCAACTAACCCCACCCCCGTTCCCCCCACCCCCACGCCCTCCCTCGCCCCCACGCCCTCCCTCGCCCTCCGCGCCCACCCGCCCCGCCCGCCGATCTTGCACTTTTGGTCGCACTTATGCGGCGAATATCCCTTGTGTGGCGACAGAAAGTGCAAGATCGACGCAGTGGGGGTGGGGTGGGGGTGGGGAGTAAGGGGTGGGGAGTAAGGGGTGGGGTTAGCGGCGGGGGGAACCGGCGGAGCGGTAGTGGGTCTTGTCCTCGGCGGCGAGGCTGAAGGTCTCGCTGCGCTCGGGCAGGGGGACCACCACCAGGCCGGGGCGGTCGACCAGGCGGGTCGTGTTCGGCGGCACCGACAGCGTGGTGTCCTTTGTGGCGCGCCAGCTCAGCACCGCCAGCGGCTGACCCGGCACCGGCAGCTCGTAGACCTGCAACGCGTTGGTCCAATCGGCGGGGGAGAACACCACCGGGCCGTCGTCGGCCGGCCGGTAGACCACGGCGCTCATCATGCCGTCGGCGGTTTCCCAGGTCAGCTGCTCCAACTCGGCCGGCTCGCCGCCGTCGAGCGCCACCTCGCCGAGGGTACGCACGGCCAGTTTCGCCTTGGGCCAGGAGGCCGGCACCGAATCCGGGGCATCCCGATCCGCCACCCGCCGCGTGATACTGCCGAATGGACCATCCGCCTCGGCCAGCTGGCAGGTGTCCAGACCGGTCAGGGCCCGCTTGCCGGAGCCGCTGTCGTCCCGGACCAACGGATAGCGCGGGTTCGCGGTGCCGGTGCCGAGGTCGAGCAGCCGATCGGCGGCCCGGCCCCGGGGCAGCGACTCGGTGGACCGCAGCGCGGCCGTCAGCGTCACCGCCCGACACTGCGGTACGTCGACCGCAGCGGTGAGCCCGTCGGTGTTGGAGAGTGTGCGACCGTCCGGACCGAGCAGTCGCCGGACCCGTTCCGAGACGAGGTAGCGCCGCCCGTCGGCGAGTTGCACCGGCAGCACGTCGGAGTAGACGAGGTAGCCCGGGTCGGTGTACTCGGTGGCGTGACTGACCGCGTACCGGTCGCCGTCGGCGGTGAGTTGCAACAGCCAGGAGGCGGCCTGACCGGGTACCGAGGCGGCGACCAGCGCGAGCCGGGCACCGTCGACCTCGCCGGAGAAGAGGATGCCGGACGAGGGTACGTGGACCCGGTCGTCCACAGGCGAGCGCCAGTCGCGTACCGCCTCGGTCACGGCGGCCGTCACCGTGGCGTCCTCGATCAGCGAGCCGCGCGGGGGCCAGACGGTCAACGAACCGTCCAGGCTGTCGTACCCGACCCGCAGGTCCTGCGGTCGGCGTTCGGCGACGGGCCCGCACGCGGTGAGGGTGGCCAGCAGGACCGACAGGCTGGTGGCTGTCACGCCCCGCCAGCGGACTGAAGCCACCTGTTACGCCCCCGATCGCCTCGGTCGTCGTGTACGGAGGGCAATAGTACGAGACGAACCGGCGGTACGCCGCGCCGCCTCACGCTGCGGACCGCCTCACGCTGCGTCGCGGCGGCCCTACCGTGGCCACAGGGGACACCGCGTGACTTGGGAGCAATCTCCCTACTCGGGTAGACTCCGCCGACTGTGACGCCTGCTGAGACCCGCGCTGGAGCGCCGCCGGAATCCGACGCCATCGTGGGCTCACCGTCCGCATCCGTCACCGTCAGTGAGAGCGCGCGGCACACCGAGCGTACGCAGCAGTCCGCTGCCCTTATCGATGCTGCCGTCACCGACGCTCCGACCGTCGATGCTCCGGCCGTCGATGCTCCGGCCGTCGATGCTCCGGCCGTCGATGCTCCGGCCGTCGATGCTCCGGCCGTCGATGCTCCGGCCGTTGATGCTCCCGCTGGGGACGCGCCGGCGAGCGAGGACGCCACGCCGGGGCCGCCGTGGCGGGCGGCCGGGCCGCCGAACCCGGTGGGCGTGCGGCGGCCGGCGCGGCCGGCGCGGCGAGCAGACTGGCCGCGCGCTGGCGCCGCTTCCGGTGGACCCGCCGCCGGCTGGACCTGGCCGTCTTCGGTGGATTTCTGCTCGCCGCAGTCTGGGTGACAAGCCAGATCTGGGTCGATCCGGCCGGCCGGGTCGCCGCGCTCTACAGCAGCGACCCGGCGCAGGTGCAGTTCTTCCTCGCCCACTCGGTCCGAGTGGTGCTGCACGGCGAGTTCCCGTTCTTCACCGAGCAGTTCAACTACCCGGACGGGGTCAACCTGATGGCCAACACGGCCATCCTTGCGTTGGGCATCCCGATGGTGCCGGTGACCCTGCTGTTCGGACCCGCCGTCACCTTCGTGGTGCTGGTGACGCTCGGCCTCGCCGGGACCGCCTCGGCCTGGTACTACGTGCTCTCCCGGCACGTGGTGAGCAACCGGCTGGCAGCCGTGGTCGGTGGTTGGCTCTGCGGGTTCTCACCGGCGATGCTCTCGCACGCCAGCTGGCACCCGAACATCATCAGCCAGTTCCTGCTGCCGTTCATCGTCTGGCGGGTGCTGGTGATCACCCGGTCGACCCGGCCCTACCGCGACGGTGCGCTGCTGGCGCTGCTGGTCACCGCGCAGGCGTTCATCAACGAGGAGATCCTGCTCTTCACCGCGATGGGCCTCGGGATCTTCCTGATCGCGGTGGTCGTGCAACGCCCCGACCTCTGGTCGGCGGCCTGGCGTCCGCTGGGCAAGGCGCTGGCCACCTGCACG
This DNA window, taken from Micromonospora sp. FIMYZ51, encodes the following:
- the dxs gene encoding 1-deoxy-D-xylulose-5-phosphate synthase; this translates as MSVDEDTANQGRLLAAVHGPQDVKRMSGTELDILAAEIRDFLIAKVSRTGGHIGPNLGVVELTLAMHRVFDSPRDRLLFDTGHQAYVHKIITGRQAGFDQLRQRDGLSGYPSQAESEHDIIENSHASTALSYADGLAKAYALRGEARSVVAVVGDGALTGGMCWEALNNIAAAGNPLVIVVNDNGRSYAPTIGGLADHLSTLRLNPGYEKVLDTVKDALGSTPLVGKPMYEVLHAVKKGIKDAVAPQAMFEDLGIKYVGPVDGHDVAAVETALRAAKNFGGPVIVHAVTRKGYGYRPAEEDEADCLHGPGGAFDVETGQLVAAPSVKWTHVFADELVAIADERPDVVGITAAMAEPTGIAKLARKYPERTYDVGIAEQHAATSAAGLALGGLHPVVAVYATFLNRAFDQVLLDVAMHKLPVTFVLDRAGITGPDGPSHYGIWDMSVFGVVPGLRIAAPRDAATLREELREAVAVDDGPTVLRYPTGAVAADLPAVRRVGTVDVLTESARADVLLVAVGSFGQLGMEVAARVAEQGYGVTVVDPRWVRPVPAELVELAAGHRLVVTVEDGVRIGGVGDALAQAMRDADVRVPLRDLGVPAAWHPHGSRNQILADLGLTAQDVARDVTGWISRLDATPVDPLP